A part of Setaria viridis chromosome 8, Setaria_viridis_v4.0, whole genome shotgun sequence genomic DNA contains:
- the LOC117833979 gene encoding ABC transporter I family member 11, chloroplastic isoform X1, with amino-acid sequence MLAAAAAVAAPPTASYYSPVKPSRRWRVSWSCRAATVEAWYSQLEVRKVTYRPPGTEHNLLNEINLSLREKSFGLIFGRSGSGKTTLLQLLAGLSEPTSGSICIQKYDDSGNPIGLSEMLTSQRVGIVFQFPERYFLADTVLEEVTFGWPRQKADLLFKEQLAKNLQNALNLVGLTTISLDEDPQSLSGGFKRRLALAIQLVQTPDLLLLDEPLAGLGSDYINQTKSVRDLVTIFIKPVIELLFVNSFISADWKARADVVNLLKDLKKHHTILVVSHDLRELYPLVDRSWRMQMGGSLKEESLPV; translated from the exons atgctcgccgcggccgcggcggtggccgcccCGCCGACGGCTTCTTATTACTCCCCTGTGAAACCGTCCAG GAGATGGAGGGTTTCTTGGAGCTGTCGCGCGGCAACGGTCGAGGCTTGGTACTCCCAATTGGAG GTAAGAAAAGTTACCTATCGCCCTCCTGGAACTGAACATAACTTGTTAAATGAAATTAACCTCTCCCTTCGGGAGAAAAG TTTTGGTTTGATATTTGGACGGAGTGGGAGTGGAAAGACCACCCTTTTACAG CTTTTGGCTGGTCTATCAGAACCTACCTCTGGGTCTATTTGCATTCAGAAGTATGATGATAGTGGAAATCCTATTGGCTTGTCTGAAATGCTAACTTCTCAAAGAGTTGGAATCGTATTTCAGTTTCCTGAGAG GTACTTCTTAGCAGATACTGTACTTGAAGAAGTTACTTTTGGATGGCCTAGGCAGAAGGCCGATCTCCTATTCAAAGAACAGCTTGCTAAAAATCTTCAAAATGCCTTGAACTTG GTTGGTCTGACAACCATTTCATTAGATGAAGATCCACAGTCTCTAAGTGGTGGGTTTAAGAGGCGACTTGCTTTGGCAATTCAACTG GTTCAAACTCCTGATCTATTGCTGCTTGATGAGCCACTTGCTGGTCTAGGTAGTGATTATATTAATCAGACCAAATCAGTACGTGATTTGGTTACCATATTCATCAAACCAGTCATTGAATTGCTTTTTGTTAATTCATTCATCTCTGCTG ATTGGAAGGCTCGGGCTGATGTTGTGAATCTCCTGAAGGACCTAAAGAAACACCACACAATACTGGTTGTAAGTCACGATCTGAG GGAACTATATCCACTAGTAGATCGCTCATGGAGAATGCAAATGGGAGGGAGTTTGAAGGAGGAAAGTTTGCCTGTGTAA
- the LOC117833979 gene encoding ABC transporter I family member 11, chloroplastic isoform X2 translates to MLAAAAAVAAPPTASYYSPVKPSRRWRVSWSCRAATVEAWYSQLEVRKVTYRPPGTEHNLLNEINLSLREKSFGLIFGRSGSGKTTLLQLLAGLSEPTSGSICIQKYDDSGNPIGLSEMLTSQRVGIVFQFPERYFLADTVLEEVTFGWPRQKADLLFKEQLAKNLQNALNLVGLTTISLDEDPQSLSGGFKRRLALAIQLVQTPDLLLLDEPLAGLDWKARADVVNLLKDLKKHHTILVVSHDLRELYPLVDRSWRMQMGGSLKEESLPV, encoded by the exons atgctcgccgcggccgcggcggtggccgcccCGCCGACGGCTTCTTATTACTCCCCTGTGAAACCGTCCAG GAGATGGAGGGTTTCTTGGAGCTGTCGCGCGGCAACGGTCGAGGCTTGGTACTCCCAATTGGAG GTAAGAAAAGTTACCTATCGCCCTCCTGGAACTGAACATAACTTGTTAAATGAAATTAACCTCTCCCTTCGGGAGAAAAG TTTTGGTTTGATATTTGGACGGAGTGGGAGTGGAAAGACCACCCTTTTACAG CTTTTGGCTGGTCTATCAGAACCTACCTCTGGGTCTATTTGCATTCAGAAGTATGATGATAGTGGAAATCCTATTGGCTTGTCTGAAATGCTAACTTCTCAAAGAGTTGGAATCGTATTTCAGTTTCCTGAGAG GTACTTCTTAGCAGATACTGTACTTGAAGAAGTTACTTTTGGATGGCCTAGGCAGAAGGCCGATCTCCTATTCAAAGAACAGCTTGCTAAAAATCTTCAAAATGCCTTGAACTTG GTTGGTCTGACAACCATTTCATTAGATGAAGATCCACAGTCTCTAAGTGGTGGGTTTAAGAGGCGACTTGCTTTGGCAATTCAACTG GTTCAAACTCCTGATCTATTGCTGCTTGATGAGCCACTTGCTGGTCTAG ATTGGAAGGCTCGGGCTGATGTTGTGAATCTCCTGAAGGACCTAAAGAAACACCACACAATACTGGTTGTAAGTCACGATCTGAG GGAACTATATCCACTAGTAGATCGCTCATGGAGAATGCAAATGGGAGGGAGTTTGAAGGAGGAAAGTTTGCCTGTGTAA
- the LOC117866608 gene encoding uncharacterized protein, whose translation MENYHMLFGTTPTAAQPSSSTSNSYNFLATAGGGTSSLMRDHDRGQPGHSFLAELSNSSKDGGASPPAAAGGRGESSAGPAAAGGEVDRPSGKRKGEKKERRPRYAFQTRSQVDILDDGYRWRKYGQKAVKNNKFPRSYYRCTHQGCNVKKQVQRLSRDEGVVVTTYEGTHTHPIEKSNDNFEHILTQMQIYSGMGSNFSSNHNMFH comes from the exons ATGGAGAATTATCACATGCTGTTCGGGACGACGCCGACGGCAGCGCAGccctcgtcctccacctccaactcctacaacttcCTGGCcactgccggcggcggcacgagcaGCCTGATGCGCGACCATGATCGGGGACAGCCAGGACACTCGTTCTTGGCGGAGCTCTCTAACAGCTCCAAGGATGGCGGCGcgagcccgccggcggcggcaggcggccgcGGGGAGTCGTCGGCGGGGCCTGCTGCCGCCGGTGGTGAGGTGGACAGGCCGTCCgggaagaggaagggggagaagaaggagcggcggccgcggtaCGCGTTCCAGACGCGAAGCCAGGTGGACATCCTCGACGACGGCTACCGGTGGAGGAAGTACGGCCAGAAGGCCGTCAAGAACAACAAGTTCCCAAG AAGCTACTACAGGTGCACTCACCAAGGGTGCAACGTGAAGAAGCAGGTGCAGCGGCTGTCAAGGGACGAGGGCGTGGTGGTGACCACATATGAGGGCACCCACACGCACCCCATCGAGAAGTCTAACGACAACTTCGAGCACATTCTCACTCAGATGCAGATATACTCCGGCATGGGATCAAATTTCAGCAGTAACCACAACATGTTTCACTGA